The following proteins are encoded in a genomic region of Struthio camelus isolate bStrCam1 chromosome 3, bStrCam1.hap1, whole genome shotgun sequence:
- the SERTAD2 gene encoding SERTA domain-containing protein 2 isoform X5 — translation MLGKGGKRKFDEHEDGLEGKVVSPTDGPSKVSYTLQRQTIFNISLMKLYNHRPLTEPSLQKTVLINNMLRRIQEELKQEGSLRPVFVTASQPTDPLGDNFREAQPAFSHLASQPLLPTDLVSTTPLEACLTPASLLEDDTFCTSQTVQHDGPTKLPPPALQPVKDSFSSALDEIEELCPAPTSAEAVAVAAETAADDSKDHPSESSVQKPEGVPESRPAEPKLMDSLPGNFEITTSTGFLTDLTLDDILFADIDTSMYDFDPCTSATGAASKMATDELLKTLAPYSSQPVTPNQPFKMDLTELDHIMEVLVGS, via the coding sequence ATgttggggaaaggaggaaagcggAAGTTTGACGAGCATGAAGATGGGTTGGAAGGCAAAGTGGTGTCTCCTACTGACGGTCCCTCTAAGGTGTCTTACACCTTACAGCGTCAGACTATCTTCAACATTTCCCTTATGAAACTTTATAACCACAGGCCATTAACCGAGCCAAGCTTGCAAAAGACAGTTTTAATTAACAACATGTTGAGGCGAATCCAGGAGGAACTCAAACAAGAAGGCAGCTTGAGGCCTGTGTTCGTCACTGCTTCGCAGCCCACCGACCCGCTCGGGGACAACTTCCGGGAGGCGCAGCCGGCGTTCAGCCATCTCGcctcccagcccctgctccccacTGACTTGGTAAGCACTACGCCCTTGGAGGCTTGCCTCACCCCAGCCTCGCTGCTCGAGGACGACACTTTTTGCACTTCCCAGACGGTCCAGCACGATGGTCCGACAAAACTACCACCTCCTGCTCTCCAACCAGTAAAGGACAGCTTCTCCTCAGCCTTGGACGAAATCGAGGAGCTTTGTCCGGCACCTACCTCCGCAGAGGCAGTAGCAGTAGCAGCCGAAACCGCAGCGGACGACTCGAAAGACCACCCCAGCGAGTCCAGCGTGCAAAAGCCCGAGGGCGTCCCGGAGAGCAGACCGGCAGAACCGAAGCTCATGGACTCGCTACCTGGCAATTTTGAGATCACGACTTCCACAGGTTTCCTCACGGACTTGACCCTGGATGATATCCTGTTCGCTGACATTGATACGTCCATGTATGATTTTGACCCCTGCACGTCTGCCACGGGGGCGGCCTCAAAAATGGCCACAGATGAGCTCCTAAAAACTCTCGCTCCGTACAGCAGTCAACCAGTAACTCCAAATCAGCCTTTCAAAATGGACCTCACAGAACTGGATCACATAATGGAGGTGCTTGTTGGGTCTTAA
- the SERTAD2 gene encoding SERTA domain-containing protein 2 isoform X3, translated as MSGYMLGKGGKRKFDEHEDGLEGKVVSPTDGPSKVSYTLQRQTIFNISLMKLYNHRPLTEPSLQKTVLINNMLRRIQEELKQEGSLRPVFVTASQPTDPLGDNFREAQPAFSHLASQPLLPTDLVSTTPLEACLTPASLLEDDTFCTSQTVQHDGPTKLPPPALQPVKDSFSSALDEIEELCPAPTSAEAVAVAAETAADDSKDHPSESSVQKPEGVPESRPAEPKLMDSLPGNFEITTSTGFLTDLTLDDILFADIDTSMYDFDPCTSATGAASKMATDELLKTLAPYSSQPVTPNQPFKMDLTELDHIMEVLVGS; from the exons ATGAGCGG aTATATgttggggaaaggaggaaagcggAAGTTTGACGAGCATGAAGATGGGTTGGAAGGCAAAGTGGTGTCTCCTACTGACGGTCCCTCTAAGGTGTCTTACACCTTACAGCGTCAGACTATCTTCAACATTTCCCTTATGAAACTTTATAACCACAGGCCATTAACCGAGCCAAGCTTGCAAAAGACAGTTTTAATTAACAACATGTTGAGGCGAATCCAGGAGGAACTCAAACAAGAAGGCAGCTTGAGGCCTGTGTTCGTCACTGCTTCGCAGCCCACCGACCCGCTCGGGGACAACTTCCGGGAGGCGCAGCCGGCGTTCAGCCATCTCGcctcccagcccctgctccccacTGACTTGGTAAGCACTACGCCCTTGGAGGCTTGCCTCACCCCAGCCTCGCTGCTCGAGGACGACACTTTTTGCACTTCCCAGACGGTCCAGCACGATGGTCCGACAAAACTACCACCTCCTGCTCTCCAACCAGTAAAGGACAGCTTCTCCTCAGCCTTGGACGAAATCGAGGAGCTTTGTCCGGCACCTACCTCCGCAGAGGCAGTAGCAGTAGCAGCCGAAACCGCAGCGGACGACTCGAAAGACCACCCCAGCGAGTCCAGCGTGCAAAAGCCCGAGGGCGTCCCGGAGAGCAGACCGGCAGAACCGAAGCTCATGGACTCGCTACCTGGCAATTTTGAGATCACGACTTCCACAGGTTTCCTCACGGACTTGACCCTGGATGATATCCTGTTCGCTGACATTGATACGTCCATGTATGATTTTGACCCCTGCACGTCTGCCACGGGGGCGGCCTCAAAAATGGCCACAGATGAGCTCCTAAAAACTCTCGCTCCGTACAGCAGTCAACCAGTAACTCCAAATCAGCCTTTCAAAATGGACCTCACAGAACTGGATCACATAATGGAGGTGCTTGTTGGGTCTTAA
- the SERTAD2 gene encoding SERTA domain-containing protein 2 isoform X1 produces the protein MSGNSDSFRSDVKRSWHSSPPRALTLDRYMLGKGGKRKFDEHEDGLEGKVVSPTDGPSKVSYTLQRQTIFNISLMKLYNHRPLTEPSLQKTVLINNMLRRIQEELKQEGSLRPVFVTASQPTDPLGDNFREAQPAFSHLASQPLLPTDLVSTTPLEACLTPASLLEDDTFCTSQTVQHDGPTKLPPPALQPVKDSFSSALDEIEELCPAPTSAEAVAVAAETAADDSKDHPSESSVQKPEGVPESRPAEPKLMDSLPGNFEITTSTGFLTDLTLDDILFADIDTSMYDFDPCTSATGAASKMATDELLKTLAPYSSQPVTPNQPFKMDLTELDHIMEVLVGS, from the exons ATGAGCGG gaactcTGACTCTTTTCGCAGTGATGTAAAACGCTCCTGGCACAGTTCACCTCCAAGAGCGCTAACGCTAGACAG aTATATgttggggaaaggaggaaagcggAAGTTTGACGAGCATGAAGATGGGTTGGAAGGCAAAGTGGTGTCTCCTACTGACGGTCCCTCTAAGGTGTCTTACACCTTACAGCGTCAGACTATCTTCAACATTTCCCTTATGAAACTTTATAACCACAGGCCATTAACCGAGCCAAGCTTGCAAAAGACAGTTTTAATTAACAACATGTTGAGGCGAATCCAGGAGGAACTCAAACAAGAAGGCAGCTTGAGGCCTGTGTTCGTCACTGCTTCGCAGCCCACCGACCCGCTCGGGGACAACTTCCGGGAGGCGCAGCCGGCGTTCAGCCATCTCGcctcccagcccctgctccccacTGACTTGGTAAGCACTACGCCCTTGGAGGCTTGCCTCACCCCAGCCTCGCTGCTCGAGGACGACACTTTTTGCACTTCCCAGACGGTCCAGCACGATGGTCCGACAAAACTACCACCTCCTGCTCTCCAACCAGTAAAGGACAGCTTCTCCTCAGCCTTGGACGAAATCGAGGAGCTTTGTCCGGCACCTACCTCCGCAGAGGCAGTAGCAGTAGCAGCCGAAACCGCAGCGGACGACTCGAAAGACCACCCCAGCGAGTCCAGCGTGCAAAAGCCCGAGGGCGTCCCGGAGAGCAGACCGGCAGAACCGAAGCTCATGGACTCGCTACCTGGCAATTTTGAGATCACGACTTCCACAGGTTTCCTCACGGACTTGACCCTGGATGATATCCTGTTCGCTGACATTGATACGTCCATGTATGATTTTGACCCCTGCACGTCTGCCACGGGGGCGGCCTCAAAAATGGCCACAGATGAGCTCCTAAAAACTCTCGCTCCGTACAGCAGTCAACCAGTAACTCCAAATCAGCCTTTCAAAATGGACCTCACAGAACTGGATCACATAATGGAGGTGCTTGTTGGGTCTTAA
- the SERTAD2 gene encoding SERTA domain-containing protein 2 isoform X2 translates to MRNSDSFRSDVKRSWHSSPPRALTLDRYMLGKGGKRKFDEHEDGLEGKVVSPTDGPSKVSYTLQRQTIFNISLMKLYNHRPLTEPSLQKTVLINNMLRRIQEELKQEGSLRPVFVTASQPTDPLGDNFREAQPAFSHLASQPLLPTDLVSTTPLEACLTPASLLEDDTFCTSQTVQHDGPTKLPPPALQPVKDSFSSALDEIEELCPAPTSAEAVAVAAETAADDSKDHPSESSVQKPEGVPESRPAEPKLMDSLPGNFEITTSTGFLTDLTLDDILFADIDTSMYDFDPCTSATGAASKMATDELLKTLAPYSSQPVTPNQPFKMDLTELDHIMEVLVGS, encoded by the exons ATGCG gaactcTGACTCTTTTCGCAGTGATGTAAAACGCTCCTGGCACAGTTCACCTCCAAGAGCGCTAACGCTAGACAG aTATATgttggggaaaggaggaaagcggAAGTTTGACGAGCATGAAGATGGGTTGGAAGGCAAAGTGGTGTCTCCTACTGACGGTCCCTCTAAGGTGTCTTACACCTTACAGCGTCAGACTATCTTCAACATTTCCCTTATGAAACTTTATAACCACAGGCCATTAACCGAGCCAAGCTTGCAAAAGACAGTTTTAATTAACAACATGTTGAGGCGAATCCAGGAGGAACTCAAACAAGAAGGCAGCTTGAGGCCTGTGTTCGTCACTGCTTCGCAGCCCACCGACCCGCTCGGGGACAACTTCCGGGAGGCGCAGCCGGCGTTCAGCCATCTCGcctcccagcccctgctccccacTGACTTGGTAAGCACTACGCCCTTGGAGGCTTGCCTCACCCCAGCCTCGCTGCTCGAGGACGACACTTTTTGCACTTCCCAGACGGTCCAGCACGATGGTCCGACAAAACTACCACCTCCTGCTCTCCAACCAGTAAAGGACAGCTTCTCCTCAGCCTTGGACGAAATCGAGGAGCTTTGTCCGGCACCTACCTCCGCAGAGGCAGTAGCAGTAGCAGCCGAAACCGCAGCGGACGACTCGAAAGACCACCCCAGCGAGTCCAGCGTGCAAAAGCCCGAGGGCGTCCCGGAGAGCAGACCGGCAGAACCGAAGCTCATGGACTCGCTACCTGGCAATTTTGAGATCACGACTTCCACAGGTTTCCTCACGGACTTGACCCTGGATGATATCCTGTTCGCTGACATTGATACGTCCATGTATGATTTTGACCCCTGCACGTCTGCCACGGGGGCGGCCTCAAAAATGGCCACAGATGAGCTCCTAAAAACTCTCGCTCCGTACAGCAGTCAACCAGTAACTCCAAATCAGCCTTTCAAAATGGACCTCACAGAACTGGATCACATAATGGAGGTGCTTGTTGGGTCTTAA
- the SERTAD2 gene encoding SERTA domain-containing protein 2 isoform X4 has product MRYMLGKGGKRKFDEHEDGLEGKVVSPTDGPSKVSYTLQRQTIFNISLMKLYNHRPLTEPSLQKTVLINNMLRRIQEELKQEGSLRPVFVTASQPTDPLGDNFREAQPAFSHLASQPLLPTDLVSTTPLEACLTPASLLEDDTFCTSQTVQHDGPTKLPPPALQPVKDSFSSALDEIEELCPAPTSAEAVAVAAETAADDSKDHPSESSVQKPEGVPESRPAEPKLMDSLPGNFEITTSTGFLTDLTLDDILFADIDTSMYDFDPCTSATGAASKMATDELLKTLAPYSSQPVTPNQPFKMDLTELDHIMEVLVGS; this is encoded by the exons ATGCG aTATATgttggggaaaggaggaaagcggAAGTTTGACGAGCATGAAGATGGGTTGGAAGGCAAAGTGGTGTCTCCTACTGACGGTCCCTCTAAGGTGTCTTACACCTTACAGCGTCAGACTATCTTCAACATTTCCCTTATGAAACTTTATAACCACAGGCCATTAACCGAGCCAAGCTTGCAAAAGACAGTTTTAATTAACAACATGTTGAGGCGAATCCAGGAGGAACTCAAACAAGAAGGCAGCTTGAGGCCTGTGTTCGTCACTGCTTCGCAGCCCACCGACCCGCTCGGGGACAACTTCCGGGAGGCGCAGCCGGCGTTCAGCCATCTCGcctcccagcccctgctccccacTGACTTGGTAAGCACTACGCCCTTGGAGGCTTGCCTCACCCCAGCCTCGCTGCTCGAGGACGACACTTTTTGCACTTCCCAGACGGTCCAGCACGATGGTCCGACAAAACTACCACCTCCTGCTCTCCAACCAGTAAAGGACAGCTTCTCCTCAGCCTTGGACGAAATCGAGGAGCTTTGTCCGGCACCTACCTCCGCAGAGGCAGTAGCAGTAGCAGCCGAAACCGCAGCGGACGACTCGAAAGACCACCCCAGCGAGTCCAGCGTGCAAAAGCCCGAGGGCGTCCCGGAGAGCAGACCGGCAGAACCGAAGCTCATGGACTCGCTACCTGGCAATTTTGAGATCACGACTTCCACAGGTTTCCTCACGGACTTGACCCTGGATGATATCCTGTTCGCTGACATTGATACGTCCATGTATGATTTTGACCCCTGCACGTCTGCCACGGGGGCGGCCTCAAAAATGGCCACAGATGAGCTCCTAAAAACTCTCGCTCCGTACAGCAGTCAACCAGTAACTCCAAATCAGCCTTTCAAAATGGACCTCACAGAACTGGATCACATAATGGAGGTGCTTGTTGGGTCTTAA